The genomic interval taggccaggtaggcctacttattattttccaccattaccaaacaacaaacaaacgcgttttcgttgcgaactggattaacaaatgttaaagtggctatcgtgacatgtgacctttgatttttttcttcaaccaatttcgggtcgttcttccagctacctcccgaggtcgcgctttccgcgtttggtcttttgtttagtgcctacgcatgggtcaaactttgcgtggagctgcgcatgtttaccgccaagttatttttctataaataccaaaccttgcggtgaacttggcgtgcgcagtcttttgtgcgtacgcacccgttataaatgaggcccctagtctctagcgctgattctttgtcgaggcttataagcgacacgcgggaacaccagcgttctatttcaaagacgcaagtagccagaccaatgcacttttttccaaccagaactgcactgaaacttaaaattacaccaacatttaagcgccattgcgctgcgttggcctataacgcgccatcagtagtcttatggCTACGGTAGgctagagaaaggaagagagggaaaacaaaacatcacgcaaataacttatcgttacttatcggggccagaaaagtgatcgttcttgtaaaaagttatcgtccgatttattgacttatcgtatatcgtgacaggcttaatgGGGACTGTTGTTTACTTACTCCAACGAGACGAGGCAGGTATAGCTACAGCTGAGCTAGCAAGCCAAAGTGCGACTCGAGATGAGTTGCAGACATGACGTTGTCCTGACTCACTATAAAGGCAGGCAAGAATGGGGTGTTCGATCGTTGAAATTATAATTCATAGGAGccctgacagatactgtatttggaaacggatcgtgagactgctaatggtgctcgcctgggtctcagtcaacacatcggtgagtaggactagctagcctgctagcttTGTCGACCTACTGTGATTtcagggttgggtgggtggaatagctgcaaatatgatacagtatgtaacagatgAAACACTTTCCGTAACTTTGGCTCCCTTGATTGACCGATCAGCTACCGTATACCGGTGTGAACATATTGTAAGTGTGTCAGATACATAATCTCCGTGTGACATGTTCTACTCTTTTGGTGCTACTGGCTATTCCAGACTGTTTAGAAACCCCATGTTGCTACTACGTGTCTTTTGAGGTCAAGCTTACAATGTAACGGTGTTAGATATTCACCCCAACAGCAAAAATGtcggggggcagatttggtatcagagctatttgtttcactccatgtctgtggacggtgtcctatattttatacagtggtGTTGTGCTTGGAAGTTTGCTTGGTAGTGTGGAGACGTGGGGAAAGCTAATAAGCTAGGCTTGTAGTGGCAGAACTCGTGCTGTTAGACTTTCtatttcattgaaattgaaaacatttctttgcaaactgttCGCCGTCTTGGATAATGAACACCATGCACTCTATAACGTAAAGAGATAGTATATTTAAACTATAACATCACTATCATATCCGCACTCAAATTTCACAGCTCCCACAGTGTGCACAGATCCAGTTAGCCAAGGCGCTGCTAATGACCCGGTGTGCGTTCCATTccccgcactgtgcactgtgtactgagatgcagtgcacttcccaccctcagcttaacggcaaataagtgcagatattttggctgacacaagtgcgtggattgagacgtgatttttcatcttttgacatcaattccggctcgtttttgtttttggggggcgggactaagagtgttgaaaaacggttaaaacaacgtttacaaacagtccttactactgaacaaaacaacttctgtacattagagttctgtttctggacacatgaaaacacgtttgaaaccatgtgaacttatagttttctattagagtggaccTTTATGGATAGAGTTATACAGAGTCAGTATCAAGGGAACATGATTTCCACATccagacacagtcacagtcacagtcagacagacagacagacagacagacagacagacagacagacagacagacagacagacagacagacagacagacagacagacagacagacacacacacacacacacactaacaacaacaaaacccaagAGCAGGGATGTAAAACTCAAATTGATTGAGGgtcaaaattaaaataaaaatgatgTCGCAGACCAAACTCAACAAtgattgtgcatgcatgtacttaaCCGTTtcagacacggcccctgttataaatcatCTGTTACCAGGTTTCATAAGACATTTTGCAGTTATGACAGGCAGAaaccatcaaacacacactcgtaaattcacagacacacaactTTGCAtagaaaacataaacacacttacACCCATACTACAGGCgataggatacacacacacacacacacacacacacacacacacacacacacacacacacgcacacgcacacacacacacagacacacacacagacacacacacacacacacacacacacacacacacacacactcactccagctAACCATGGAAGATGACGCACAATGGTAGCTATAGGTTTGTAATAGATTATTAAATAGATTTTTCAAGTTGGAGATAGAGGGAATCATCTTCAGAGCGTCATCAAGTTTGATATGAGGCCCCTTGCAGGCAATACTCATATTGATGTGAGCATTTTTTGTATGAGTGTTTTATTTTGTGTATGATAAAAATGCTGGGGGCTAGAGATGGGAATAAGATTGCCTAGTTTAAAGGATCAATCCactgtgtttcaataataaaatgtgtTTTTCTCTGTCCTGGGATGAGCTCCTTCCGACCTGCCTCGTCTTCGGgcgcgcccccagtcagcaacgtGCGCGGCCCAAACTCGTTAGTATTAGCTTGGCTAGTATTAGCTTTGCCGACAGACGCATTCAGTgacttaagttagaagtgacccaATTGTTCCATGTGTTCGATATTGAAACATCCCTCGTTAATCGATCCAAAAGTTGTTGAGCAAAAAGAAACGATTTCCTACTTAGATAAAGAAatgacactgtaatgaaaggcgtagtaacacattcggagtacttccacttcgacgcattgataccttcactcctaGCCCCCCTCTTCCCCCACCCCTTCTCCCTTCTCACGGGTGATTTATGCTCCGAAACCAACTTCACTGCGTcatgatgcagacagccacgcagttattTCCCCCCCCTCCGCAGTGACTTGGTGTGCACCCCTAAAAATGTTACTGCCCGCAGACAGCGACGTAGTAAACAGCAGcaggagccgctgtgattggtcctctcaaacagcctgctctgtccttgaAAACAAaaggctacttccttgttctaaccgtCGTCAGGCTATGGACTGTGTGAGGTCTTctttaaataagttgcccgtgctttgtagtttcatttatttacacgaaccaaagacaacacgtgtgcTTGCAAGTTCGATGCTGAAGTTATAGGATATCGGGAcatttgaacagtgtttccgaggaaacatttcgcttcgtgcgacctattctcgacaaatgagccacttctttgttccaaactaccgcggtggctgcgagtgcgatcaaaaatgcacgtgacataattactaaatgtttcattttcattgtcgtcgagtctgtgtagctacaaaacaacagacatgtcaactttactccttgtattgaaggcagtttgaacaatcatctcgctgcccctaccgttgcgatggatacggatagcgcagacctagaatggagcaaaaatcaaaactaactgCGTTGACTAACTGCATTGAGGCTCAAAACAGAGCATAATCTGCCCCCTCCactatcactctcactctctctcactctctctctctgactctctctctctctctctctcacacgcacacacacacacacacacaccctaccaggTTTACTTACAATGCAGATGACACTGCTGGCACCAGCTTCTTCAGGACATCATCTGGGCTGAGGAGATCAGTCAGATCCTCTGCTGGTGTCTTTATGTACTTCTGTAGGTCAAACCCATTCAGCTGCTCTTCTGATAACTCAAACCAAAACTTTCTAGTCTCCCACTGAcctggtaagagcatctctacTATCATATCTCCTGAGCTCCGGTCAATGTactccactacagcatgctgattcaaCTCATTCAGACAGTAGAACAGGTTGATCTTTCTTTCAGGTTTCAACACATGCCGGATCCTGTGTTTGACATACTGGACTGTTTGCCCTAAGTCCGCTGGTTGGATATTGATCTGTGGCAGTAAGTTCCTTAAGAgcttctgattggactccagtgagagacccagaaggaagcggaggaaaaggtccagtTTTCCGTTCCTCCTCTGTAAGGCCACATCGACTGCAGTCTTGTGTAGGTTTGCAAGTGTTACAGCTTTGAACAGAGCAGAGAGTTGAGAGTATTCATCTTGGTGCGGTATGTTTCTGACATTGTTGCAGAAGCAGAGGAACACATATAATGCTGCAAGAAATTCCTGGATGCTCAGATTCACAAAGCTGAACACTTTCCCATGCCCAGCCTCCACGCTGAAGATCTGTGTACACAATCCTGAGTACAGAGatgcttctgtgacatcaatgccactCTTCCTTAGGTcttcctcatagaagatcagattgcCCTTCTCCAGCTGTTGGAAAGCCAGTTTCCCTAGTTTTGAAACCATCTCCTTATCTGTATCCTTTCTCTCCGTGTATTTCTCTTTTTTGATGCAAATCTGAATGTCCAGAAAGTGAGTGAACATCTGAGCGAGAGTCCTTggcatttcccctctctctgatGTTATCTCTGCAACAGTGGCCAAAATCCAGGAGAaaactggaatgtggcacatgatgtaaagGCTTCTGGATGACTTCAGGTGTCTGATGAATCGTATGGCCAGGTTCTCATCACTGATTCTCTTCTTGAAGTAGTCATCTTTCTGTGGGTCGTTGAACCCCCATATCTCTGTGACCTGGTCCACACACTCAGGAGGGATCAGACCAGCTGCTGCTGGGCGGGTGGTGATCCAGACGTGAGCAGAGGGAAGTAGATTCCCATTGATGAGGTTTGTCAGAAGTTCATCTACTGAGGCTGGCTCTGTCACTTCACACCACCTCGGGTTGATGTTGAAATTGAGAGGAAGCCtacactcatccagaccatcaaagatgaacagaGTTTTGTACTCAGAACTGGAGAGTACGTTCAGATCATTaatttgtgtgaaaaagtgttgaATAAGCTCCACCAGACTGATTTGTCTAtccttcatcaggttcagctcccggaaaggaagaggaaaaatgAAGTGAATGTCCTGGTTGGTTTCTCCTTCAgtccagtccagaatgaacttctgcacagagacggTTTTTCCAATGCCTGCCAGTCCCTTTGTCAGTACTACCCTAATGGGTTTGTGTTGCCGTAAGGGTTTAAAGAGGTCACTGCATTTGATTGGTCGGTCATCAGAACCCTCCCTTCCCTCAATATCATCAGACTCATCTCCTTCCTCATCATCACTTATATCACTGCATTTGTTATAGAACATAGatgctttctctatctgtctgacctcatgttcttcattgacctctccactccccccctctgtgatgtagagatctgtgtagaTGTCCTGGAGAAGTCTGGCATCTCCCTGATGTGGTACTCCTTCAAACAGATATTGACACTTCTCCTTCAGAAAGGGCCTGAGCCTTGCCTCCTCAGGTGTCAATCTAGATCAACAAcagaagattacattacatttaactaaCCATATAATACCTAGAAGCAATGCTGGCAACAACACATCTTACagtctgcgcacgcacgcacgcacacacacacacacacacacacacacacacacacacacacacctgtgttctgCAGTGTACCTCTTGGTCTGGTCTGTTTTCACTTTCTGTGTGTCTGATGTCCCCTGCTTTACACTGAAAACACAACATGAACCTCCATCAGTTTCACacaacacaaaaccacacacaatgTTAAGTGATATTGTTTCAGgtatatgcatgcacatatgcaaagGTGAAGGtaggcaaatgcacacacaattaCGTACTGTTAGTGCTATTGGTTCAGGTATGTGCATATCTGAACAATATGAACAGTTTCTAATTTCTTATCCTAacatacatgggtggttgacgtgatgccttgttttttcgtaacattggttaaaaacctaaaaaaaaatgctatttttcctttaaaaaacaaatgtaaatgaaagaagatacattatgtattattattgttgtgtattagatgagaagaaacatttttgttgagatttactgtatgtaaaggtttatatgtcaaatatcctgcggagtgactgtaacattaatgaaacctggaatataatatatatatatagtagagtagagagtagagtatcatttattgatcccagagggaaattaaggtgtcaagtagcatacacacatacataaatgaagcatttggcatggttGCATACATATTAATTATTAACATTATATTAAGATatttgaatgtgaaaaaaactcaagacagtaatattaacaaaagttaatcacaaaaaaagacagtaatattaactagaagttcaatttcgtaacacacaTTGCGTACTGTGGGGTGagatgtatgtcaatgtttgtgaatggggagctgcaaggccaactacaagggtcttaaagactggctcctaaccagtcagtacctcagttatggagagtgctgtggaagtttaaggtgactattaacctcttaatatgtcttcatattgcaatgtttctgtcacgcaatgcttaggttcattttatggtgtcctgtggtgtgactgctcttatagaaggggaaaaatgtttttttttttatataaatgaaaacacatattaagattaaacacaatatcattatcaagttagcatgagctcagatgtcagtcatgtgtacaaaaggattaaaatggccataatgcagtgaatttcctgtggtgtgacttcattttcctgcggtgtaacatgcctatgcaatgtgttgatgcaggacacattttcccaaaaatggcaaaaataaggcgaaattccacggaccactaagtgcttaatTTTTTACAtcctttttttcaggaattggaaaaactttttttttttgcgttacgcccttaaacgtcaaccacccccaTACTAAAATTCAGTCACAAATGTGGAGAGCACATAATTTGAAAGACACTCTAAGCTTTCTGACAGTTACTGAGTAAATGACGATTTGTCTCTGCACCAAAGCATATCTTCTTTTTCATGTTAGTAATGGAGTACGGCAGTGGGGGGGGATTTTATCTCCACCCTTATTTAATGCCTATATGGATGACCTGTCTAGGCAGTTGGGgtcgtacacgcacgcacgcacgcacgcacgcacgcacacacacacacacacacacacacacacctgtgttctgCAGTGTCCCTTTTGGTCTGCTCTGTTTTCACTTTTTGTCTGTCTgatgccccctgctggacactgAGAACACAACATGAGTCTCTTGAGTTATGAGttctacacaaatacaaaacagaatatgaacattctctctctctctctctctctctctctctctctctctctctctctctttctctctctctctctcacacactctctctctctctctctctctctctctctctctctctctctctctctcacacacacacacaatttttttcaTATACCGTATGAAAAGTAAATGAATAGTGATGTGACCTCACCTCTCTTCAGGAGCATCCGTCTTTTTGATCTCTGTTTCATCCATGGTTCATCCATGGACTCTTATGCGCACACAGCTAAAGAAATCACACATGAAGCCACAATGACAAACTGCAGTGTTTCCTGCAGCACTTTCTAGCTAAGGGGGCCCTTAAGATGGGTCACCGCCTTGGCAACGTTCCTCAAAAAAAAAGTAGTCATTACAGTACAGTTACAGTAATTGCGTCaggagagatgagacgagacgaaaAATGTCCGTCAACAACCCATTTGGTGTCCTCAGTCACACAGCAGCCATCATTTTCCCCTTTTGCCTCCATATGCCTCCTAACCAACTTTGCCTGCTATTTTAATGCTCGGCAGttcgctatatttgttgtttagcTATACTGTGTGAGTTATAGACAATTCACTGACACATAATTTATGAATATCAGATTTTTGCTCAAGTGAATTCAACTGGGAGAGTTTTCTTAATGAATGAGAGCACTACATGGAAAAGTCCACTGATGAGAATCAATGCAGGGCCGATGACAAAAGAATTTGAATCCATATAAACGCACTCtatgtggagttttgcaacttttcAGTCGAGGCCAACTCTAAACTACCAAGGAAGTTCACACTCAAAGTATACAGGTAAGGAATTCCATGAGTCTTCTCTAGCGAATGAAAGTAACAGCCTCTTCCGAAAAGCTGCAATTTGCAGGCTATAACAAATCCCGCAACAAAGTGAACAAGAACAATGTGCGCAAAGCATTCCACTCAGCGCCATGCATCAAATAATACGCAGAAGCTTTGGATGCGCACATGAGAGAGCCACAGACTACTGTATGTacactcccccatcctcctccatgactgaggtaccctgagcatggtaccgtcccaccgcactgctccccatggggcgccactgagggctgcccccttgcacgggtgaggcataaatgcaatttcgttgtgtgcagtgtgcagtgttcacttgtgtgctgtggagtgctgtgtcacaatgacaatgggagttggagtttcccaatgggcttccaCTTTCAATTCACTTGGAactatgcctgtgtctgtgcacgcTTGTTTGCCCTCTGTCGAaaggtagcctagaaatctataTGCCCCTAGCGGCTGCAAATGcaaaggtcgctttacaaaaggaatAACACAAAACCGAAATTAATCAATTTTTGATTGATCAATTTTTTTATTCCCATTAAGGTATTGATGGaggtctcaagcaagaatcattgtaattaatcacttaaataatttTGTACATGTATACCGTGTAGAAGATTGgtttgggggtgcgcagcttgtagGTAAGGCCTTAGCTATCCCCGGGGGTGCTTCAAGACAAAAAGGTTAACCACTGGCCTTGCCTATGTGTCATACCAGCTCAAGGGTTTCAGCATTTTCAGTAGTGATGGCAAAATTAAGCCTGATAACACATCAAGGATTTTCAGCAGAATGTGTTATAAAATGATTCATGTCTCGAGGCCTCAAGTGCACACTAAGGACACCTCCTGCAAACTAGAACAATGAAGATGCGATTACTTTGGTCTGAGTGCAACAACAACTCGCGTGTAATTTCAAAATGAGCTATATGCAACTACTCTTCATTTAGGCCTACTAGTATTAACATAAGCCTATATATTTACCCTTTCACCACACACAGCCAATACACATTATATTTGCTTGCATTAGTAGCTGCTCTCATAGCGCAACATTTTGAGTAAGTCCCCAGATGAGATTTGAACACTGGTTGCTGGCACAGCAGTCCATGTCCTTAACCTGAACACCACAATGCTTATCTCTCCCATGTGGACATTTGACAGTG from Engraulis encrasicolus isolate BLACKSEA-1 chromosome 17, IST_EnEncr_1.0, whole genome shotgun sequence carries:
- the LOC134467296 gene encoding NACHT, LRR and PYD domains-containing protein 3-like isoform X2; protein product: MDETEIKKTDAPEESVQQGASDRQKVKTEQTKRDTAEHSVKQGTSDTQKVKTDQTKRLTPEEARLRPFLKEKCQYLFEGVPHQGDARLLQDIYTDLYITEGGSGEVNEEHEVRQIEKASMFYNKCSDISDDEEGDESDDIEGREGSDDRPIKCSDLFKPLRQHKPIRVVLTKGLAGIGKTVSVQKFILDWTEGETNQDIHFIFPLPFRELNLMKDRQISLVELIQHFFTQINDLNVLSSSEYKTLFIFDGLDECRLPLNFNINPRWCEVTEPASVDELLTNLINGNLLPSAHVWITTRPAAAGLIPPECVDQVTEIWGFNDPQKDDYFKKRISDENLAIRFIRHLKSSRSLYIMCHIPVFSWILATVAEITSERGEMPRTLAQMFTHFLDIQICIKKEKYTERKDTDKEMVSKLGKLAFQQLEKGNLIFYEEDLRKSGIDVTEASLYSGLCTQIFSVEAGHGKVFSFVNLSIQEFLAALYVFLCFCNNVRNIPHQDEYSQLSALFKAVTLANLHKTAVDVALQRRNGKLDLFLRFLLGLSLESNQKLLRNLLPQINIQPADLGQTVQYVKHRIRHVLKPERKINLFYCLNELNQHAVVEYIDRSSGDMIVEMLLPGQWETRKFWFELSEEQLNGFDLQKYIKTPAEDLTDLLSPDDVLKKLVPAVSSALLQHCSLTEKSCAAIAAAARSTCCSLKNLYLSWNRLHDAGVQHLSDLIKDPRCKLETLELENCSLTEKSCTLIAAAARSTSCSLKSLNLRGNVLTDEGIQHLTDLLKHPQCKLETLQLDPPYGTLRREIPAAAAASSSSSHSSDAAGAQLSSLHTHTEDGPSDDTHSGCECCAEVPDTSHWVLLDPEVSTEKSISTYSLSSVAGRYECSESSLRWSCVGPVTLQYRFMDWQIFAGELVHMQYSPAGPLMDIKLMSGKLEEIHLPHFLCLEGCQSALTDGVKVLHEQDGAVYLEPCELTRHHARLLQPSLSPRGLLYNFTSWLFGKVHANVLVYQCSESHLVFRCYLLPDDAHQKQKVDCEEQRCGGVKKLYPNPNDSLRINECYSLCADQSTDVVPKINPDKLELMYRETPNFFQVKFPDPAPASIQLQLFSSASRGQQAVWSADLQTGAQGRQTRSRGLTEDGPSQSSRVPGQVGSLIAAAFVDGNIAEIVGRVAEVMPIADQLFSQGIIGQETYGNIQAAITNQDKMRKLYDGLRSPGAQGKLALYRALWARERHLVEELWTAE
- the LOC134467296 gene encoding NACHT, LRR and PYD domains-containing protein 3-like isoform X4, producing MDETEIKKTDAPEESVQQGASDRQKVKTEQTKRDTAEHSVKQGTSDTQKVKTDQTKRYTAEHRLTPEEARLRPFLKEKCQYLFEGVPHQGDARLLQDIYTDLYITEGGSGEVNEEHEVRQIEKASMFYNKCSDISDDEEGDESDDIEGREGSDDRPIKCSDLFKPLRQHKPIRVVLTKGLAGIGKTVSVQKFILDWTEGETNQDIHFIFPLPFRELNLMKDRQISLVELIQHFFTQINDLNVLSSSEYKTLFIFDGLDECRLPLNFNINPRWCEVTEPASVDELLTNLINGNLLPSAHVWITTRPAAAGLIPPECVDQVTEIWGFNDPQKDDYFKKRISDENLAIRFIRHLKSSRSLYIMCHIPVFSWILATVAEITSERGEMPRTLAQMFTHFLDIQICIKKEKYTERKDTDKEMVSKLGKLAFQQLEKGNLIFYEEDLRKSGIDVTEASLYSGLCTQIFSVEAGHGKVFSFVNLSIQEFLAALYVFLCFCNNVRNIPHQDEYSQLSALFKAVTLANLHKTAVDVALQRRNGKLDLFLRFLLGLSLESNQKLLRNLLPQINIQPADLGQTVQYVKHRIRHVLKPERKINLFYCLNELNQHAVVEYIDRSSGDMIVEMLLPGQWETRKFWFELSEEQLNGFDLQKYIKTPAEDLTDLLSPDDVLKKLVPAVSSALLQHCSLTEKSCAAIAAAARSTCCSLKNLYLSWNRLHDAGVQHLSDLIKDPRCKLETLELDPPYGTLRREIPAAAAASSSSSHSSDAAGAQLSSLHTHTEDGPSDDTHSGCECCAEVPDTSHWVLLDPEVSTEKSISTYSLSSVAGRYECSESSLRWSCVGPVTLQYRFMDWQIFAGELVHMQYSPAGPLMDIKLMSGKLEEIHLPHFLCLEGCQSALTDGVKVLHEQDGAVYLEPCELTRHHARLLQPSLSPRGLLYNFTSWLFGKVHANVLVYQCSESHLVFRCYLLPDDAHQKQKVDCEEQRCGGVKKLYPNPNDSLRINECYSLCADQSTDVVPKINPDKLELMYRETPNFFQVKFPDPAPASIQLQLFSSASRGQQAVWSADLQTGAQGRQTRSRGLTEDGPSQSSRVPGQVGSLIAAAFVDGNIAEIVGRVAEVMPIADQLFSQGIIGQETYGNIQAAITNQDKMRKLYDGLRSPGAQGKLALYRALWARERHLVEELWTAE
- the LOC134467296 gene encoding NACHT, LRR and PYD domains-containing protein 3-like isoform X3, with protein sequence MDETEIKKTDAPEESVKQGTSDTQKVKTDQTKRYTAEHRLTPEEARLRPFLKEKCQYLFEGVPHQGDARLLQDIYTDLYITEGGSGEVNEEHEVRQIEKASMFYNKCSDISDDEEGDESDDIEGREGSDDRPIKCSDLFKPLRQHKPIRVVLTKGLAGIGKTVSVQKFILDWTEGETNQDIHFIFPLPFRELNLMKDRQISLVELIQHFFTQINDLNVLSSSEYKTLFIFDGLDECRLPLNFNINPRWCEVTEPASVDELLTNLINGNLLPSAHVWITTRPAAAGLIPPECVDQVTEIWGFNDPQKDDYFKKRISDENLAIRFIRHLKSSRSLYIMCHIPVFSWILATVAEITSERGEMPRTLAQMFTHFLDIQICIKKEKYTERKDTDKEMVSKLGKLAFQQLEKGNLIFYEEDLRKSGIDVTEASLYSGLCTQIFSVEAGHGKVFSFVNLSIQEFLAALYVFLCFCNNVRNIPHQDEYSQLSALFKAVTLANLHKTAVDVALQRRNGKLDLFLRFLLGLSLESNQKLLRNLLPQINIQPADLGQTVQYVKHRIRHVLKPERKINLFYCLNELNQHAVVEYIDRSSGDMIVEMLLPGQWETRKFWFELSEEQLNGFDLQKYIKTPAEDLTDLLSPDDVLKKLVPAVSSALLQHCSLTEKSCAAIAAAARSTCCSLKNLYLSWNRLHDAGVQHLSDLIKDPRCKLETLELENCSLTEKSCTLIAAAARSTSCSLKSLNLRGNVLTDEGIQHLTDLLKHPQCKLETLQLDPPYGTLRREIPAAAAASSSSSHSSDAAGAQLSSLHTHTEDGPSDDTHSGCECCAEVPDTSHWVLLDPEVSTEKSISTYSLSSVAGRYECSESSLRWSCVGPVTLQYRFMDWQIFAGELVHMQYSPAGPLMDIKLMSGKLEEIHLPHFLCLEGCQSALTDGVKVLHEQDGAVYLEPCELTRHHARLLQPSLSPRGLLYNFTSWLFGKVHANVLVYQCSESHLVFRCYLLPDDAHQKQKVDCEEQRCGGVKKLYPNPNDSLRINECYSLCADQSTDVVPKINPDKLELMYRETPNFFQVKFPDPAPASIQLQLFSSASRGQQAVWSADLQTGAQGRQTRSRGLTEDGPSQSSRVPGQVGSLIAAAFVDGNIAEIVGRVAEVMPIADQLFSQGIIGQETYGNIQAAITNQDKMRKLYDGLRSPGAQGKLALYRALWARERHLVEELWTAE
- the LOC134467296 gene encoding NACHT, LRR and PYD domains-containing protein 3-like isoform X1, which encodes MDETEIKKTDAPEESVQQGASDRQKVKTEQTKRDTAEHSVKQGTSDTQKVKTDQTKRYTAEHRLTPEEARLRPFLKEKCQYLFEGVPHQGDARLLQDIYTDLYITEGGSGEVNEEHEVRQIEKASMFYNKCSDISDDEEGDESDDIEGREGSDDRPIKCSDLFKPLRQHKPIRVVLTKGLAGIGKTVSVQKFILDWTEGETNQDIHFIFPLPFRELNLMKDRQISLVELIQHFFTQINDLNVLSSSEYKTLFIFDGLDECRLPLNFNINPRWCEVTEPASVDELLTNLINGNLLPSAHVWITTRPAAAGLIPPECVDQVTEIWGFNDPQKDDYFKKRISDENLAIRFIRHLKSSRSLYIMCHIPVFSWILATVAEITSERGEMPRTLAQMFTHFLDIQICIKKEKYTERKDTDKEMVSKLGKLAFQQLEKGNLIFYEEDLRKSGIDVTEASLYSGLCTQIFSVEAGHGKVFSFVNLSIQEFLAALYVFLCFCNNVRNIPHQDEYSQLSALFKAVTLANLHKTAVDVALQRRNGKLDLFLRFLLGLSLESNQKLLRNLLPQINIQPADLGQTVQYVKHRIRHVLKPERKINLFYCLNELNQHAVVEYIDRSSGDMIVEMLLPGQWETRKFWFELSEEQLNGFDLQKYIKTPAEDLTDLLSPDDVLKKLVPAVSSALLQHCSLTEKSCAAIAAAARSTCCSLKNLYLSWNRLHDAGVQHLSDLIKDPRCKLETLELENCSLTEKSCTLIAAAARSTSCSLKSLNLRGNVLTDEGIQHLTDLLKHPQCKLETLQLDPPYGTLRREIPAAAAASSSSSHSSDAAGAQLSSLHTHTEDGPSDDTHSGCECCAEVPDTSHWVLLDPEVSTEKSISTYSLSSVAGRYECSESSLRWSCVGPVTLQYRFMDWQIFAGELVHMQYSPAGPLMDIKLMSGKLEEIHLPHFLCLEGCQSALTDGVKVLHEQDGAVYLEPCELTRHHARLLQPSLSPRGLLYNFTSWLFGKVHANVLVYQCSESHLVFRCYLLPDDAHQKQKVDCEEQRCGGVKKLYPNPNDSLRINECYSLCADQSTDVVPKINPDKLELMYRETPNFFQVKFPDPAPASIQLQLFSSASRGQQAVWSADLQTGAQGRQTRSRGLTEDGPSQSSRVPGQVGSLIAAAFVDGNIAEIVGRVAEVMPIADQLFSQGIIGQETYGNIQAAITNQDKMRKLYDGLRSPGAQGKLALYRALWARERHLVEELWTAE